The following coding sequences lie in one Paraburkholderia largidicola genomic window:
- a CDS encoding DUF4142 domain-containing protein translates to MKHRHTNLKHIAIGAIVLTSTLAFAPLAVAQTEAASTTAANPLAQADKDFVQAASMSSSTEIDAAKLATANSEDKDVKSFARHMMLDHTKLSVQLKMAAPHGVTIPMNNSDTTVLGPLRGLKGKAFDEAYISKVGVEGHKQAVAAFEKEISDGQDAKLKKAAQDALPTIKKHYQMAQDLAVKKGVSQ, encoded by the coding sequence ATGAAGCATAGGCACACGAACCTTAAACATATCGCCATTGGCGCGATCGTGCTGACGAGCACCCTCGCCTTCGCGCCGCTCGCCGTCGCGCAGACGGAAGCCGCGTCGACGACTGCCGCCAATCCGTTGGCCCAGGCCGACAAGGACTTCGTGCAGGCGGCGTCGATGTCGTCATCGACGGAGATCGATGCGGCCAAACTCGCCACCGCCAATTCGGAAGACAAGGATGTGAAATCGTTCGCGCGTCACATGATGCTCGACCACACGAAGCTGTCCGTGCAGTTGAAAATGGCCGCCCCGCATGGCGTGACCATCCCCATGAACAATTCGGACACGACCGTGCTCGGCCCGCTGAGAGGGCTCAAGGGTAAGGCCTTCGACGAGGCGTATATATCGAAGGTCGGCGTGGAGGGCCACAAGCAGGCTGTCGCTGCGTTCGAAAAGGAGATTTCCGACGGACAGGATGCGAAGTTGAAGAAGGCCGCGCAAGACGCGCTGCCGACCATCAAGAAGCACTATCAGATGGCGCAGGACCTCGCCGTGAAGAAGGGCGTATCGCAATAA
- a CDS encoding VOC family protein: MSNEQRTVDMKLEVVVIPVADVDRAKQFYTQLGWRLDVDLAKDDQFRVVHFTPPGSQCSVLFGKGVTTEAPGSVQGLHLIVSDVVAAHAELVERGVEVSEVFHDVGGVFHHAGEEGRLSGPHPSRATYGSFASFSDPDGNGWVFQEVTTRLPGRVEAGDTTFGSSKELAGALRRAAAAHGEHEKKTGQHDENWADWYAEFMVREQAG; encoded by the coding sequence ATGAGCAATGAACAGAGAACGGTCGACATGAAACTCGAAGTCGTCGTCATTCCCGTGGCGGACGTCGATCGCGCGAAGCAGTTTTACACGCAGTTGGGTTGGAGACTCGACGTCGATCTCGCGAAAGACGATCAGTTCCGGGTCGTGCACTTCACGCCTCCGGGTTCGCAGTGTTCGGTCCTGTTCGGGAAAGGTGTCACGACGGAAGCACCCGGCTCGGTGCAGGGGCTGCATCTCATCGTGTCGGACGTGGTGGCCGCGCACGCGGAGCTTGTGGAGCGGGGCGTCGAGGTGAGCGAGGTCTTTCACGACGTCGGCGGCGTATTCCATCATGCTGGTGAAGAAGGACGTTTGAGCGGCCCGCATCCATCGCGCGCTACCTATGGTTCGTTCGCGTCGTTCAGCGACCCCGACGGGAACGGCTGGGTTTTCCAGGAAGTGACGACACGGCTACCCGGCCGCGTAGAGGCTGGCGACACGACCTTCGGTTCGTCGAAGGAACTTGCGGGCGCGCTGCGTCGCGCTGCCGCCGCGCACGGCGAACACGAAAAAAAGACCGGTCAGCATGATGAAAACTGGGCCGACTGGTACGCCGAATTCATGGTTCGGGAGCAGGCTGGCTAG
- a CDS encoding copper-binding protein, which produces MKKLIVVSAALAGVFAVPAFAGDEMAGMNMSAPSGSKMSPKTALTDAEVRKVDPETGMVTLKHGALENVGMPPMTMAFKAKDAAMVKQVHEGDKVKVRIENVNGALTIVKMEKGS; this is translated from the coding sequence ATGAAAAAACTGATTGTTGTTTCTGCTGCGCTTGCAGGTGTTTTTGCCGTTCCGGCGTTTGCTGGTGATGAGATGGCGGGCATGAATATGTCTGCGCCTTCGGGTTCGAAGATGTCGCCGAAGACGGCGCTCACCGATGCGGAGGTCAGGAAGGTGGACCCGGAGACTGGCATGGTGACGTTGAAGCACGGCGCGCTGGAAAATGTCGGCATGCCGCCGATGACCATGGCGTTCAAGGCGAAGGACGCTGCGATGGTCAAGCAGGTGCACGAGGGTGACAAGGTCAAGGTGCGGATCGAAAACGTTAATGGTGCGTTGACCATCGTCAAGATGGAGAAGGGGTCTTGA
- a CDS encoding M24 family metallopeptidase — MAECEPIDVLVDSTGTDNTLSDVRAYRLARVQAQLKKANCPAILLYDPVNIRYATDTSNMQIWTGRNPSRYVMVFADGRVTGWEFHSCEHVWKGLSLNVELRPAISWTFFNAGHDAERRAKTWSAEIVDVLSRHAPNEMRLAVDRLDPFGAACLAETGMTLLDGQAMMELARSIKSPDECVLMRESIRACEKGIERMHRELRPGITEQDLWAHLHYENIRHGGEWIETRLLSSGDRTNPWMQECSARVLRPGELLAFDTDMVGPNGYCADISRTWTVGHTRPTDEQRKLYETAYAQVHFNMGLLRAGMTFREFSEKAWRIPDAYLKNRYSCIAHGIGMVDEYPSIAHQVDWASSGYDGQFEAGMTLCVESYIGADRGSEGVKLEQQVLLTEHGCEPLTSCGFETGWL; from the coding sequence ATGGCTGAATGCGAACCCATCGACGTTCTCGTCGATTCGACGGGAACGGATAACACGCTGTCCGATGTCAGGGCATACCGCCTGGCGCGCGTGCAAGCGCAGTTAAAAAAGGCCAACTGTCCCGCGATACTGCTCTATGACCCGGTAAATATCCGCTATGCGACGGATACGTCGAACATGCAGATATGGACGGGACGCAACCCGTCGCGGTATGTGATGGTATTCGCCGATGGCCGCGTCACCGGTTGGGAGTTTCATAGCTGCGAGCATGTGTGGAAAGGGCTGAGCCTGAACGTCGAGTTGCGTCCTGCGATCAGCTGGACGTTCTTCAACGCGGGGCACGACGCTGAACGCCGCGCGAAGACATGGAGTGCGGAAATCGTCGACGTGTTGAGCAGGCATGCGCCGAACGAAATGCGTCTTGCGGTCGACCGGCTCGATCCATTCGGTGCGGCATGCCTTGCCGAAACCGGCATGACGCTGCTGGACGGGCAAGCGATGATGGAACTGGCGCGGAGCATCAAGTCGCCGGATGAGTGCGTGCTCATGCGCGAATCGATCCGTGCGTGCGAGAAGGGCATCGAGCGCATGCATCGCGAGCTTCGGCCGGGCATCACCGAGCAGGATCTATGGGCGCATCTTCACTACGAAAATATCCGCCACGGCGGCGAGTGGATCGAAACGCGCCTTCTGTCTTCGGGGGACCGGACCAATCCGTGGATGCAGGAATGCTCGGCGCGCGTTCTGCGGCCTGGCGAATTGCTGGCATTCGACACCGACATGGTCGGGCCGAATGGCTACTGTGCGGATATCTCCCGGACGTGGACGGTCGGGCATACCCGACCGACCGACGAGCAGCGCAAGCTCTATGAAACGGCGTATGCGCAGGTTCATTTCAACATGGGTTTGCTGCGTGCGGGGATGACATTCCGTGAGTTCTCGGAGAAAGCATGGAGGATCCCCGATGCGTATCTGAAGAACCGGTATAGCTGCATTGCGCATGGTATCGGCATGGTGGATGAATATCCGTCCATTGCGCATCAGGTCGATTGGGCAAGCAGTGGGTACGACGGCCAGTTCGAAGCGGGCATGACGCTCTGTGTCGAGAGTTATATCGGCGCGGATCGCGGCAGCGAGGGCGTGAAGCTCGAACAGCAGGTCTTGCTCACGGAGCACGGTTGCGAGCCGCTCACGTCATGCGGGTTCGAAACGGGCTGGCTGTGA
- a CDS encoding DUF2795 domain-containing protein, whose translation MSTSNPKHEPGRKFIDVQKALKGESYPARKEVLLKTAKENDADEDVMEALAALPDEDYESPAAVSKAVGNEE comes from the coding sequence ATGTCGACGTCGAACCCGAAGCACGAGCCTGGCCGCAAGTTCATCGATGTACAGAAGGCGCTGAAGGGCGAGTCCTATCCGGCGCGCAAAGAGGTGCTGCTGAAAACCGCGAAGGAAAACGACGCCGACGAGGACGTGATGGAGGCGCTCGCCGCCTTGCCGGACGAGGATTACGAAAGTCCGGCCGCCGTTTCCAAAGCGGTAGGCAACGAAGAGTGA
- a CDS encoding hybrid-cluster NAD(P)-dependent oxidoreductase, whose product MNSVERVFDPAPDAADRFTDANTWESGGRLWPGNERQVLTCCRVVDETHDVKSFEFRAGDGLPVRFEPGQFLTVSADVKGQAVERCYTISSPPTRPWLLSITVKRVPGGVMSNWLHDNMKPGNTLQAYGPSGTFTPTGTRVAKSLYLSAGSGVTPLMSMTRASIDLGLDRDIAFVHSARTPADIVFRDELRRLAKLSPRLRLFFVCEGVGDELDWTAPTGRLSLALLAKWLPDYTEREVFTCGPAGYMGAVREMLREGGHDPARYHQESFDIASDVAVQAPALCSSERAVSQETYTVKLSRSARSFTMAATETVLAAAKKAGVAIPSSCSQGVCGTCKTKLLEGSVEMQHNGGIRDREVVKGFRLLCCSRPTSDLVLEL is encoded by the coding sequence ATGAATTCTGTCGAAAGGGTATTCGACCCGGCGCCCGATGCAGCGGACCGGTTCACTGATGCGAATACGTGGGAGTCCGGCGGCAGGCTCTGGCCGGGCAACGAGCGGCAGGTGCTGACGTGCTGCCGCGTGGTGGACGAAACGCATGATGTGAAGAGCTTCGAGTTCCGTGCAGGCGATGGCTTGCCGGTGCGCTTCGAGCCGGGGCAATTCCTGACGGTGTCGGCGGATGTGAAAGGGCAAGCCGTCGAGCGCTGCTACACGATCTCGTCGCCGCCGACGCGTCCGTGGCTGCTGTCCATCACGGTCAAGCGGGTGCCGGGCGGTGTCATGTCGAACTGGCTTCACGACAACATGAAGCCGGGAAACACGTTGCAGGCGTACGGGCCTTCCGGCACCTTTACGCCGACGGGCACTCGCGTGGCGAAGTCGCTGTATCTGTCCGCGGGCTCGGGCGTGACGCCGTTGATGTCGATGACGCGCGCCAGTATCGATCTTGGCCTCGACCGCGATATCGCATTCGTGCACAGCGCGAGAACGCCCGCCGATATCGTGTTTCGCGACGAACTGCGCAGGCTCGCGAAGCTGTCGCCGCGTCTTCGACTGTTCTTCGTTTGTGAAGGTGTGGGCGATGAACTCGACTGGACGGCGCCGACAGGCAGGCTCAGTCTCGCGCTGCTTGCGAAGTGGCTTCCCGATTACACCGAGCGCGAGGTGTTCACGTGCGGCCCGGCAGGCTATATGGGCGCGGTGAGGGAGATGCTTCGCGAAGGCGGTCACGACCCGGCTCGCTACCATCAGGAAAGTTTCGACATCGCGTCTGATGTTGCTGTGCAAGCGCCGGCGCTGTGTTCGTCGGAGCGCGCCGTGAGCCAGGAAACGTACACCGTCAAGCTGTCGCGCTCGGCGAGGTCGTTCACGATGGCTGCGACGGAAACGGTCCTCGCCGCCGCGAAAAAGGCTGGCGTGGCGATTCCATCGTCGTGCAGCCAGGGCGTATGCGGAACCTGCAAGACGAAGCTGCTTGAAGGTTCGGTCGAGATGCAACACAACGGCGGAATTCGTGACAGGGAAGTCGTCAAAGGCTTCAGGCTCCTGTGCTGCAGCCGTCCGACGTCCGATCTGGTGCTGGAGCTTTGA
- a CDS encoding aromatic ring-hydroxylating oxygenase subunit alpha, whose translation MSEVSFKTHGELIRSRQAGHGMPGELFGRQDVFETDIEVFFHKHWILVGVTADVPEPGDVSVVDIGKASIMIVRDDDENVRTYRNVCRHRGARLKEAGKSTVGMLVCPYHQWTYDLDGSLRHASHMGKDFDATCRSLIPVHTKIVGTHIFVCLASEPPEDIAILEETMVPRFAPFDLRNTKIAFEQEIIEEGNWKLVMENNRECYHCAATHPELTASFLPEDFGFCPDNLNEESLRALDEYKARNAACQASWERDGFISAAFERLDEDAVTQFRTQQLVIAGNGESQTLNTKVASTRLLGNLQRRDLGDMHLWTHNSWTHVMSDHAVISYIIPLAPDRTLVRSKWLVHADAVEGVDYKVSDLTEVWIATNTQDKHLVEITHEGTQDPAYTPGMFSPFTETYVDQFSRWYAARLSAHGI comes from the coding sequence ATGTCCGAAGTGTCATTCAAAACTCATGGCGAATTGATCCGCAGCCGTCAGGCCGGTCACGGCATGCCCGGCGAGCTGTTCGGGCGTCAGGACGTGTTCGAGACGGACATCGAAGTCTTCTTTCACAAGCACTGGATTCTCGTCGGCGTGACGGCGGATGTTCCCGAACCGGGCGATGTGTCCGTCGTCGATATCGGCAAGGCGTCGATCATGATCGTGCGGGACGACGATGAAAACGTCCGCACCTACCGCAACGTCTGCCGGCATCGGGGCGCGCGTCTGAAGGAGGCGGGGAAGTCGACGGTCGGCATGCTGGTCTGTCCTTACCATCAATGGACCTACGACCTCGACGGCAGCCTGCGCCACGCCTCGCACATGGGCAAGGATTTCGATGCCACCTGCCGCAGCCTGATCCCGGTGCATACGAAGATTGTCGGCACGCATATTTTCGTGTGCCTCGCCTCGGAGCCGCCCGAAGATATCGCGATACTCGAAGAAACGATGGTGCCGCGTTTCGCTCCGTTTGACCTGCGGAATACGAAGATCGCTTTCGAGCAGGAGATCATCGAAGAAGGCAACTGGAAACTCGTGATGGAAAACAACCGCGAGTGTTATCACTGCGCGGCCACGCATCCCGAACTGACGGCTTCATTTCTTCCTGAAGACTTCGGCTTTTGCCCGGACAATCTGAACGAAGAGTCACTGCGCGCGCTGGACGAATATAAGGCGCGCAATGCGGCGTGTCAGGCAAGCTGGGAACGCGACGGATTCATCAGCGCCGCTTTCGAGCGGCTCGACGAGGACGCCGTCACCCAGTTCAGAACGCAGCAACTGGTCATTGCGGGCAACGGCGAATCGCAAACGCTCAACACGAAAGTGGCGAGCACCCGGCTGCTGGGCAATCTGCAGCGCCGCGATCTCGGCGATATGCACCTCTGGACGCACAACTCATGGACGCATGTGATGAGCGACCATGCCGTGATCAGCTACATCATTCCGCTGGCGCCGGACAGGACGCTGGTGCGGTCGAAATGGCTCGTCCATGCCGATGCGGTGGAAGGCGTCGATTACAAGGTATCGGACCTGACCGAAGTCTGGATCGCAACCAATACGCAGGACAAGCACCTCGTCGAAATCACACACGAAGGCACGCAGGACCCGGCCTACACGCCGGGCATGTTCTCGCCGTTCACCGAAACCTACGTCGACCAGTTCTCGCGCTGGTATGCAGCGCGTTTGAGCGCGCACGGCATCTGA